In Thermodesulfobacteriota bacterium, a single genomic region encodes these proteins:
- the hemW gene encoding radical SAM family heme chaperone HemW → MRGIYVHVPFCARKCAYCDFYSVVAGEEAMERYCGLLLRELEIVLREFPREAEPPADTVYFGGGTPSLLGPVRLRRLLSGIRSRLPVEKTAEVTLEANPGTLQEEDFPRLLDAGFTRLSLGVQSFRPAVLAALGRIHSARDARDAFRRAREARFPSVGIDLIFGTPGQEEADWEEELREAAALRPDHISAYVLTPEPGTPLHGRLERGEIALPSDDATASMYYTARRRLAAAGYLHYEISNFALPGQECRHNGKYWRREGYLGLGPSAHGLLFPGISAPMGMRTANPASLEEYASRVGEERIPWAEAEARSREDAWREFLIFGLRVSEGVSPEEGEKRHGPLPERLSGAVERLVASGGLVRDRGRLRIPEAYWFVSNEVLRKLA, encoded by the coding sequence ATGCGCGGCATCTACGTCCACGTCCCGTTCTGCGCCCGCAAGTGCGCGTATTGCGATTTCTACTCCGTCGTGGCCGGCGAAGAGGCGATGGAGCGGTACTGCGGCCTCCTCCTGCGGGAGCTGGAGATCGTCCTCCGGGAGTTTCCGCGGGAGGCGGAACCGCCGGCGGACACGGTGTATTTCGGTGGGGGGACCCCTTCCCTGCTCGGTCCGGTGCGCCTCCGCCGGCTGCTTTCCGGGATACGCTCCCGCCTTCCGGTGGAGAAGACGGCCGAGGTGACGCTGGAGGCGAACCCCGGAACCTTGCAGGAAGAGGACTTTCCCCGGCTCCTGGATGCCGGTTTCACGCGGCTGAGTCTCGGCGTCCAGTCGTTCCGGCCCGCCGTCCTCGCCGCGCTCGGCAGGATCCACTCCGCGCGGGACGCCCGGGACGCCTTCCGGCGGGCGAGGGAGGCGCGGTTCCCCTCCGTGGGAATCGACCTGATCTTCGGGACCCCGGGGCAGGAGGAGGCGGACTGGGAGGAAGAGCTGCGCGAAGCCGCCGCGCTCCGCCCCGATCACATCTCCGCGTACGTCCTCACGCCGGAGCCGGGGACGCCGCTCCACGGGCGGCTGGAGCGCGGTGAGATCGCCCTGCCCTCCGACGATGCGACGGCCAGCATGTACTACACGGCCCGGCGGCGCCTCGCCGCCGCGGGATACCTTCACTACGAGATCTCCAATTTCGCGCTCCCGGGACAGGAGTGCCGTCACAACGGAAAGTACTGGCGCCGCGAAGGATATCTCGGCCTGGGGCCTTCCGCGCACGGGCTGCTGTTCCCGGGGATATCGGCGCCGATGGGGATGCGGACGGCGAACCCGGCCTCCCTGGAGGAATACGCGTCCCGCGTCGGGGAGGAGCGGATCCCCTGGGCGGAAGCCGAGGCGAGGAGCCGGGAGGATGCGTGGAGAGAGTTCCTGATCTTCGGGCTGCGCGTGTCGGAAGGGGTATCGCCGGAAGAGGGGGAAAAAAGGCACGGCCCCCTGCCGGAGAGGCTGTCGGGGGCCGTGGAACGGCTGGTCGCTTCGGGCGGCCTCGTGCGGGACCGCGGTCGGCTGCGGATCCCCGAGGCGTACTGGTTCGTTTCGAACGAGGTGCTGCGGAAGCTCGCTTGA
- a CDS encoding 3-hydroxyacyl-CoA dehydrogenase/enoyl-CoA hydratase family protein gives MFPKIRRVAVLGAGVMGSGIAAHLASAGIPCLMLDIVPPVRTDDEEKKGIRESSPAFRNRFALKGLESIRKSKPSLIYSKKDLDLISIGNFEDDLGKVAECDWVIEVVVENLAIKQALYERIERLWKPGIVVSSNTSGISIARMMEGRGADFRRHFLVTHFFNPVRYMKLLELVAGEDTDPEILSGIADFGERVLGKGIVYGKDTPNFIGNRVGVYAMMYAMHAMLRDGLTIEEVDKVLGPAMGRPKSAAFGTADLVGIDTLLHVSDNVYENLPDDPDRDRFLPPPFVKEMVARKLLGRKSGAGFFKMEGKGENKKKMVLDYSTLEYRPAGKVSFPSIDAAKGEEDVGLRIRKVVSADDKAAKYAWDVLAESLIYAAKRIPEIADDVFNIDNAMKWGFNWTLGPFETWDAVGVADSVARMKAEGKAVPSIVEGMLAAGAGSFYRRVDGKLEFFDFGSGKYVAAPISPKVIYLPALADRSKVVKRNAGATLYDIGDGVLCAEFHTKMNTIDGDVVGMLMEGVDLAEKDFAGMVIANHSETFCAGANIMMVFLAAQNRQWDELEKIVKGFQDCCMRFRYSEAPVVAAPAGVVLGGGVEMCLGADRIRAAAETYMGLVEVGVGLLPAGGGCKEMAIRHLEGIPDGVSVDRLPFLRKAFETIGMAKVSTSAKEAREMGFLRPWDRITIQRDYLIRDAKNTVLGMLKEGYEAPKPRTDIVLPGRSAYPQFVYGLYAMKAAGQISDHDESIGRKIAFILTGGDVPAGTKRTEQELLDLEREGFLSLCGEEKTQARIQHMLMKGKPLRN, from the coding sequence ATGTTTCCGAAAATCCGCAGGGTAGCCGTCCTGGGTGCGGGCGTCATGGGCTCCGGGATCGCGGCGCACCTGGCCAGCGCCGGCATCCCCTGCCTGATGCTCGACATCGTGCCTCCGGTGCGCACGGATGATGAGGAGAAGAAGGGGATCCGGGAGAGCAGCCCCGCCTTCCGGAACCGGTTCGCGCTGAAAGGGCTGGAATCGATCCGGAAGAGCAAGCCGTCCCTCATCTATTCGAAGAAGGACCTCGACCTGATCTCGATCGGCAACTTCGAGGACGACCTCGGGAAGGTCGCGGAGTGCGACTGGGTCATCGAGGTCGTCGTCGAGAACCTGGCGATCAAGCAGGCCCTCTACGAAAGGATCGAGAGGCTCTGGAAGCCCGGGATCGTCGTCTCCTCGAATACCTCGGGCATCTCCATCGCGCGGATGATGGAGGGGCGCGGCGCCGACTTCCGCCGCCACTTCCTCGTCACCCACTTCTTCAACCCCGTCCGGTACATGAAGCTGCTGGAGCTGGTGGCGGGGGAGGACACCGACCCGGAGATCCTCTCGGGCATCGCCGATTTCGGCGAGCGGGTGCTGGGCAAGGGGATCGTCTACGGCAAGGACACGCCGAACTTCATCGGCAACCGGGTGGGCGTGTACGCGATGATGTACGCGATGCACGCGATGCTGCGGGACGGGCTGACGATCGAGGAGGTGGACAAGGTGCTGGGCCCCGCGATGGGCCGCCCGAAATCCGCCGCCTTCGGGACCGCGGACCTGGTGGGGATCGACACGCTGCTCCACGTCTCCGACAACGTCTACGAGAACCTCCCGGACGACCCGGACCGGGACAGGTTCCTCCCTCCCCCCTTCGTGAAGGAGATGGTCGCGCGCAAGCTGCTGGGGCGCAAGTCCGGCGCGGGCTTCTTCAAGATGGAAGGGAAGGGCGAAAACAAGAAGAAGATGGTGCTGGACTACAGCACCCTCGAGTACCGGCCGGCGGGGAAGGTCTCCTTCCCCTCGATCGACGCGGCCAAGGGCGAGGAGGACGTGGGGCTGCGGATCCGCAAGGTGGTCTCCGCCGACGACAAGGCGGCGAAGTACGCCTGGGACGTCCTGGCCGAGTCGCTGATCTACGCGGCGAAGCGGATCCCCGAGATCGCGGACGATGTCTTCAACATCGACAACGCCATGAAGTGGGGGTTCAACTGGACGCTCGGGCCCTTCGAGACGTGGGACGCCGTCGGCGTCGCCGACTCGGTGGCGCGGATGAAGGCGGAAGGCAAGGCGGTCCCTTCGATCGTCGAAGGGATGCTCGCCGCCGGCGCCGGCTCCTTCTACCGCCGGGTGGACGGGAAGCTGGAGTTCTTCGATTTCGGCTCCGGGAAGTACGTGGCGGCCCCGATCTCGCCGAAGGTGATCTACCTGCCGGCCCTGGCGGACCGGAGCAAGGTCGTGAAGAGGAACGCCGGCGCGACGCTCTACGACATCGGGGACGGCGTTCTGTGCGCCGAGTTCCACACGAAGATGAACACGATCGACGGCGATGTCGTCGGCATGCTGATGGAGGGCGTCGATCTCGCGGAGAAGGATTTCGCGGGGATGGTGATCGCCAACCACTCGGAGACCTTCTGCGCCGGGGCGAACATCATGATGGTCTTCCTCGCGGCGCAGAACAGGCAGTGGGACGAGCTCGAGAAGATCGTCAAGGGCTTCCAGGACTGCTGCATGCGGTTCCGGTACTCCGAGGCCCCGGTGGTGGCGGCCCCGGCAGGGGTCGTGCTGGGCGGCGGCGTGGAGATGTGCCTGGGCGCAGACCGGATCCGCGCGGCGGCCGAGACCTACATGGGGCTGGTGGAGGTGGGCGTGGGGCTTCTTCCCGCCGGCGGCGGCTGCAAGGAGATGGCGATCCGCCACCTGGAAGGGATCCCCGACGGGGTGAGCGTCGACCGGCTGCCCTTCCTCCGGAAGGCGTTCGAGACCATCGGGATGGCGAAGGTCTCGACCTCCGCGAAGGAGGCCCGCGAGATGGGGTTCCTCCGCCCCTGGGACCGGATCACGATCCAGCGCGATTACCTGATCCGGGACGCGAAGAACACCGTCCTCGGGATGCTCAAGGAAGGGTACGAGGCGCCGAAGCCGCGCACCGACATCGTCCTGCCGGGCAGATCGGCTTATCCGCAGTTCGTCTACGGCCTCTACGCGATGAAGGCGGCCGGGCAGATCAGCGACCACGACGAATCGATCGGCCGGAAGATCGCGTTCATCCTCACGGGCGGCGACGTCCCGGCGGGGACGAAGCGGACCGAGCAGGAGCTGCTCGACCTGGAGCGCGAGGGGTTCCTCTCGCTGTGCGGCGAGGAGAAGACGCAGGCGCGGATCCAGCATATGCTGATGAAAGGGAAGCCGCTGCGGAATTAA
- a CDS encoding acetyl-CoA C-acyltransferase: MTKAYVIASVRTAVGRAYKGSLKDTRPDDLGAAAIRGALAQLPALDPAEVDDVIFGCAMPEAEQGMNVARTCALLAGIPDHVPAMTINRFCSSGLQSIAMAAERIMAGFADIVVAGGTESMTMVPMGGNKPSFHPGILETRPETFLPMGLTAEKVAARYQVTREDQDQFAFNSHRKAIAAIGGGKFRDEIVPVSTVVFREGDDGKPVRKEIVFESDEGPRADTTLEALAALKPAFDARGTVTAGNSSQMSDGAAASIVVSEKALKKLGAEPLARFLGFAVAGVAPDVMGIGPMEAIPKLLKRMRVKTTRIDLVELNEAFAAQALPVIRELSLDPDKVNVNGGAIALGHPLGCTGAKLAATLLHEMKRRGPSLGVVSMCIGGGMGAAGLFERE; encoded by the coding sequence ATGACCAAGGCGTATGTCATTGCTTCCGTGCGCACGGCGGTGGGGCGCGCGTACAAGGGCAGCCTGAAGGACACCCGGCCCGACGACCTCGGCGCGGCCGCGATCCGCGGCGCGCTCGCGCAGCTCCCGGCGCTCGACCCGGCGGAAGTGGACGACGTGATCTTCGGCTGCGCGATGCCGGAAGCGGAGCAGGGGATGAACGTGGCGCGCACCTGCGCCCTGCTGGCGGGGATTCCCGATCATGTCCCCGCGATGACGATCAACCGGTTCTGCTCCTCGGGGCTGCAGTCGATCGCGATGGCCGCCGAGCGGATCATGGCGGGGTTCGCCGACATCGTCGTCGCGGGCGGCACCGAGTCGATGACGATGGTCCCCATGGGCGGGAACAAGCCCTCCTTCCACCCCGGGATCCTGGAGACGCGGCCGGAGACCTTCCTGCCGATGGGGCTGACCGCGGAGAAGGTGGCCGCCCGGTACCAGGTGACGCGGGAGGACCAGGACCAGTTCGCCTTCAACAGCCACCGGAAGGCGATCGCGGCGATCGGGGGGGGGAAGTTCCGCGACGAGATCGTCCCCGTCTCCACCGTGGTGTTCCGCGAGGGCGACGACGGGAAGCCCGTCCGCAAGGAGATCGTCTTCGAGTCGGACGAAGGGCCCCGGGCCGACACGACGCTCGAGGCGCTGGCCGCGCTGAAGCCCGCCTTCGACGCGCGGGGAACGGTGACCGCGGGGAACTCCTCCCAGATGAGCGACGGCGCCGCGGCATCGATCGTGGTCTCGGAGAAGGCGCTGAAGAAGCTCGGCGCGGAGCCGCTGGCGCGGTTCCTCGGCTTCGCGGTGGCGGGCGTGGCGCCGGACGTGATGGGGATCGGCCCCATGGAGGCCATCCCGAAGCTGCTGAAGCGGATGCGCGTAAAGACGACGCGGATCGACCTGGTGGAGCTCAACGAGGCGTTCGCCGCCCAGGCGCTTCCCGTCATCCGGGAGCTGTCGCTCGATCCCGACAAGGTGAACGTCAACGGGGGGGCGATCGCGCTGGGACATCCGCTCGGCTGCACGGGCGCGAAGCTCGCAGCCACGCTCCTGCACGAGATGAAGCGGCGCGGTCCTTCCCTGGGAGTGGTGTCGATGTGCATCGGCGGCGGGATGGGCGCCGCGGGGCTGTTCGAGCGGGAGTAA